One window from the genome of Candidatus Hydrogenedens sp. encodes:
- a CDS encoding cohesin domain-containing protein, with protein sequence MQKKLCIWLVFSIFMFILNCSFAEGILTISDIQVPSPCVFKIPIQWNNNSSNISTLVIQWNIDNPNLYFLEAEPSTEVTNKGKKIMIQKTGQQLNFAVFGGTESIPDGVLAHVVLQITEPLQENNQISIATITASGADGKALPQDVSISSGKITIKNNSNYHTADTSKDWTINMSELLRVVQLFNAREYHCEQGTEDGYGPYGGSRNCPPHKSDYNPQNWKIQLDELLRAIQFFNHPGGSYHPDTNGEDKYAPGPFSK encoded by the coding sequence ATGCAAAAAAAATTATGTATATGGTTAGTATTTTCAATATTTATGTTTATTTTAAATTGTTCGTTTGCGGAAGGAATCTTAACCATTTCTGATATTCAAGTTCCAAGCCCATGTGTATTTAAGATACCCATTCAATGGAATAATAATTCATCAAATATAAGTACACTTGTTATACAGTGGAATATTGATAATCCAAATTTATATTTTTTGGAAGCTGAACCCTCCACAGAGGTTACAAATAAAGGTAAAAAAATAATGATTCAAAAAACAGGACAGCAACTTAACTTTGCAGTTTTTGGAGGGACGGAATCTATTCCCGACGGTGTACTTGCACATGTTGTTTTACAAATAACAGAACCTTTACAGGAAAATAATCAGATTTCTATTGCGACTATTACCGCAAGTGGGGCAGATGGGAAAGCACTACCACAAGATGTAAGTATATCTTCTGGAAAAATAACCATAAAAAATAATTCTAATTACCATACCGCTGATACAAGCAAAGATTGGACTATTAACATGTCAGAATTGCTGAGAGTTGTGCAATTATTTAATGCTCGTGAATATCATTGTGAACAAGGGACAGAGGATGGGTATGGACCCTACGGAGGGAGTAGAAATTGCCCACCACATAAATCGGATTACAATCCTCAAAATTGGAAGATTCAACTGGACGAATTATTACGGGCTATACAATTTTTCAATCATCCTGGTGGTAGTTATCATCCAGACACAAACGGTGAGGATAAATATGCACCAGGACCATTCTCAAAATAA
- a CDS encoding SGNH/GDSL hydrolase family protein — MKKNYHLFTKTLLLILFFCILFHFSVEAKTPRILMVGDSWAWFMYLNRSLRDALQDSGLGEYEEIGLYTTVPGSEVSQWTNPKWLDQVRRELEHYPTIDIIHLSIGGNDFLNNWRIDMPPEAKESLFQQIVKDTETVIRALLDMKPNLRVALVEYDYINKGRGKARCQELNMAGAELSRRRMELCKKIERCRHIQTYGLMQYYFGVEDDILPKTVPLPGQYPDYQPFPGGNPDFCNDKDAMMDNVHLSGEGYYYLAKYCVDVVYKDWLLNPLPSQNNIGKK; from the coding sequence ATGAAAAAAAATTACCATCTTTTTACTAAGACTCTTTTATTAATTTTATTTTTCTGTATTTTGTTTCATTTTTCAGTAGAGGCTAAAACTCCACGTATTTTAATGGTAGGTGATAGTTGGGCATGGTTTATGTATTTGAACCGTTCATTAAGAGATGCCTTACAGGATTCGGGTTTAGGTGAATATGAAGAGATAGGACTATATACAACAGTTCCTGGTAGTGAAGTATCACAGTGGACAAATCCGAAGTGGCTTGACCAAGTTCGTAGAGAATTGGAACATTATCCTACTATTGACATTATTCATCTAAGCATTGGTGGCAATGATTTTCTGAACAATTGGCGAATAGATATGCCACCCGAGGCAAAAGAATCTCTTTTTCAACAAATTGTAAAGGATACGGAGACTGTTATCAGGGCATTATTAGATATGAAACCAAACCTTCGAGTAGCTCTGGTTGAATATGATTACATTAATAAAGGTAGAGGTAAAGCTCGGTGTCAAGAACTAAACATGGCTGGTGCTGAGTTGTCGCGGAGGCGGATGGAACTCTGTAAGAAAATAGAGAGATGCCGTCATATTCAGACATACGGATTAATGCAGTATTATTTTGGGGTAGAAGATGATATTCTTCCTAAAACAGTTCCTCTTCCGGGTCAATACCCGGACTACCAACCATTCCCTGGCGGAAATCCGGATTTTTGCAATGACAAGGATGCTATGATGGACAATGTTCATTTAAGTGGAGAGGGGTATTATTATTTGGCAAAGTACTGCGTTGATGTTGTCTACAAAGATTGGCTATTAAATCCTCTTCCCTCACAAAATAATATTGGAAAAAAGTAA
- a CDS encoding response regulator, which produces MKTVRVCVADDNKDEVTILCESLKLNNYEAIPAFCGMEALELCRSGKVDLLLLDIGLPDIDGIEVCKRLKEDPTTKNIPIIFITAKGSIQDVALGHELGAVDYIAKPYNLPMVLVAVEMALRTTHISAYINSPSEFWIDPVYTDPITGLKNYRYLAERLEEEIARIDRHKLPLSCLMMDFIDYNLNGEESNKIDITEQESFLMDVALTLKQNSRTSDILSRYEGSKFVIVLPHQPLDNAIKYALKISKKLEENLFEEEDRVSLQPKFGIVSCHEKLVSSGEELLGIAVKNLLRAFTRPNVSIVGKDLSDKKEVYY; this is translated from the coding sequence ATGAAGACAGTAAGAGTTTGTGTAGCAGATGACAATAAAGATGAAGTAACAATCCTTTGTGAAAGTCTAAAACTAAACAATTATGAAGCGATTCCAGCCTTTTGTGGTATGGAGGCACTGGAATTATGTAGAAGTGGCAAGGTTGATTTGCTCCTTCTTGACATAGGACTTCCTGATATTGATGGAATTGAGGTGTGCAAACGATTAAAAGAAGATCCGACAACGAAAAATATTCCTATTATATTTATCACTGCAAAAGGCTCTATACAGGATGTAGCGTTAGGGCATGAGTTAGGGGCAGTTGATTATATTGCTAAGCCATATAACTTACCTATGGTGCTTGTTGCGGTAGAAATGGCTTTGCGAACGACACATATATCAGCATATATCAATAGCCCATCAGAATTTTGGATTGACCCCGTTTATACTGACCCCATTACAGGACTTAAAAATTACCGTTATCTTGCAGAACGGTTGGAGGAAGAAATAGCACGAATTGACAGACACAAGCTCCCATTAAGCTGTCTAATGATGGATTTCATTGATTATAATCTAAATGGAGAAGAATCAAATAAGATAGATATAACAGAACAAGAATCATTTCTAATGGATGTCGCTTTAACCCTAAAACAAAATTCCCGAACTTCCGATATTCTATCTCGATACGAAGGTTCAAAATTCGTTATTGTATTACCACATCAACCCCTTGATAATGCGATAAAATATGCGTTAAAAATCTCAAAAAAACTTGAAGAAAACTTATTTGAAGAAGAAGATAGAGTTTCATTACAACCTAAATTTGGTATTGTTAGTTGCCACGAAAAATTAGTTTCATCTGGAGAAGAACTGTTGGGCATCGCTGTAAAAAATCTGTTACGTGCGTTTACAAGACCTAATGTCAGTATTGTAGGTAAAGACCTATCTGATAAAAAAGAAGTATATTACTAA
- a CDS encoding biopolymer transporter ExbD, protein MIHDGPFGKPIKKDFPLINITSLIDVMFLLLIFLIITTTFNPHLGISLQLPEAKSSNAVEDVQLCRIIVDSKGVIYISEGETKEPKSVTLEELESRLKELKAKNPPPSLVLESDAEVPFRTTVKIFDLALQLGYSGLTIATIPKNNESSSLTN, encoded by the coding sequence GTGATACATGATGGTCCATTTGGTAAACCTATAAAGAAAGACTTCCCCCTAATTAATATCACTTCTCTCATAGATGTGATGTTTCTTCTGCTAATATTTCTTATTATCACAACTACGTTTAATCCACATTTAGGCATTTCTCTTCAATTACCAGAAGCAAAGTCAAGTAATGCTGTGGAGGATGTCCAATTATGTCGAATTATTGTAGATTCAAAAGGAGTTATATATATATCCGAGGGGGAAACAAAAGAGCCTAAATCTGTAACACTTGAAGAATTGGAATCACGTTTGAAGGAATTAAAAGCAAAAAATCCCCCTCCTTCATTAGTTTTAGAATCAGATGCAGAAGTCCCATTTCGAACCACAGTAAAAATATTTGACCTTGCTTTACAATTGGGTTATAGTGGGTTAACGATAGCAACGATTCCAAAAAACAATGAGAGTTCATCATTAACCAATTAA